CGCCGAGACTGTTCCCATGACCGCTCACACACCCCTCGCCATCCCGCCCGCCGCGCTCCGGGAGCTGCGGACCGCCGACGATTCCGGGCGGCCGGTGCGGCCGTTCACCGCGCGCGAGGACGGGGCGCCGCTCGACTGCGTGGGCAGCCCGCTGCGCTGCTGTCTGCGGGGGATCGAAGCCGGTGAGCGGGTCGCGCTCGTGTCGTACGCGCCGCTGCGCCGCTGGGCGGGGGAGACCGGGGCCGAGCCCGGGGCCTACGACGAGGCGGGCCCGGTGTTCATCCACGCCGACGCCTGCGCGGGGCCGGGGGAGGCCCCGGGGTACCCGTTCGCGCGGCCCGGGGCGCTGCGGACGCTGCGCCGCTACGACGCCGCCGGGCACATCGTCGGGGGCCGCCTCTTCGAGGTCCCGGACGACGCGCAGGCCGGGTTCGACCGGGCCCTGGGGGAGGCGTTCGCCGCGCCCGGGGTGGCGCTCGTACACGTACGGGCCCTGGAGTACGGCTGCTTCCAGTTCGAGGTCCGCCGGCCCTAGTGCTGTGACCGGAAAGGTTCACCGTGTCACGGCGCCCGGCACGGCGCCTCTCCCCCAGCTACCGCTGGGAGGTGCCCCCGGCGTTGTCGGACCACGACGGTACGTCCAGTACGAGTCGCGGCCCTCCGCCTTGCGATGCGTCCCCTCGGCCCTTCGGGCCTGGGGAGACCCCAGGGCACCGGACACCGCGACCCGGCAAACCTTCCCGGCCACAGCACTAGCGGGGCACCCCCGCGCGCCGCGCGGGACGGCCGGGCGCGCAGGATGGCGGCATGGATTCCAAGGATCATCGCTCCGCGGTGCGCCCGGCGCGCCCCGAAGACCTCCCGCGCGTGGTGGAACTCATCCACGAGCACATCGCCTACGAACGCTCCGCCCCCCGGCCGCCCGGCCTGGCCGAGCGGCTCGGACCGCTGCTCTTCCCCGAAGGGGATGCACCGCCGCCCGGGCTGTGGGTGCTGATCGCCGAGGACCCGGCGGGTGAAACGGTCGGATACGCCGCCTGCTCCCGGGAGTTCGCGTTCTGGGACGCGGGACACTACCTCCACATGGACTGCCTCTACCTCGCCGAGGGCGCGCGCGGGCACGGCCTCGGCGCGGCCCTGATGGCCGCCGTCGCCGACCTCGCGGCCGGGCTGGGCCTGGACCAGGTCCAATGGCAGACTCCCGAGTGGAACGAAGGGGCCGTCCGCTTCTACGACCGCCTCGGCGCGGCGGGCGCGCCCAAGCGCCGGTACGCGTGGACCGCCGGGCCCGGCGGGGTACCCGGCCCGGCCTAAGGGCTGACCGCCAGGAGGCGTTCGTACGTCGCCAGCACGGTCCGGGTCTGGTGCTCGACCTGGGTGGCCACCGGCACCCAGCGGGCCTGGAACCGGGCCGCGAACGCCTCGCACCAGAGCGTGACCAGCCGGTCCAGCGAGCCCGCCGCCGGGTGCCCGGCCGCGCGCAGCACCCGGAGCAGCATGGCGGCGGCCCGCAGCGCGAGGCGGCGCGCGAAGGCGTCGATGCTCCCGATGTACGCGGCCGTCGCCTCAGTGGGCGCGGAGCCGCCGGACCACTCGGCGGCGATCCGCGGGATCAGCGCGAGCGTCCAGTCCACCGCGCGCAGCAGCGGGCCCGACACCGGGTCCCCGTACGGCAGTTCGGTACGGGCCCCCGCGAGCACCCGGGCCACCTGCTCGGCGTCCTCGGTGAGCCGCCGGGCCAGTGCGCGCAGGGCGCGCCGCGGATCGGGGTGCGGGGCCGGATCGTCCACCAGGTCGCTGGCCCACATGGGGACTTCGACGATCGCGGTCGTCCCGTCGTAGGCGTGGGCGTGGTACCAGGTGCTCAGCCGGGTGTCCTCCGGGTGGAACACCCCGGCGGCGTCGCCGCCCGGCGCGGGCATCACGAAGATGCCGGGGCCGGGGGAGGGCCAGCCCGCCGCGTCCGAGGCCCCCGTCTCCACCGGGATCCGCAGCTCGGCGGCCGATTTGGCGAAGGGTTCGGCGAGTCCCGGTATGTCGCGGGTGAGCTGGACCCAGCTGCCGCCGAGGTCCGTCGCGTGCAGGGACACCTGGAGCACCGGGCGCAGTTCGTCGATCAGCGCGGTCAGGGCCAGGGTTTCGGGCGGCAGCCGGTCCGGGGGCAGTAAAGAGGGCGCCCACTCGGGCTGTTCGGGGCCGGGCGGCCGGAAGAAGCCCCGGTGGTAGTCGAGGATCGAATGCGGGTGCGGGGTGTGGTGCAGGGCCGCGCCGTCCGGGTCGGCGCAGAGCAGGAAGTGCCAGCCGCACCCGGCGCGCAGGTCCGGGGTGTCGAGGACGCGACGGGCGAGCGCGAGGGCGGTCGGCCCGCCGACGGGTTCGTTGGCGTGGGCCCCGGCGACGACCAGCACGTTGCGCTGCGCGGCGGCGGCGTAGGGAGCGGCGTACGGACCGGGGCCCTGGCCGGGCTCCGGCGCCTGGCCGGGCTCCGGACCGTAGGCGGCCGGGGACTGGACGGAGAGCAGCCACAGGGGCCGCCCGCCCCGGGAGGTTCCGGCGCGCCGGAGCCGGGCCAGGGCGGGGTGCGCGTCGGCCAGCGCGCGGGCGGCCAGGGCGAGTTCGAGCGGTGTGGGGTAGCACATGTCTCGGAGGAGGGTCACTGTCAAGCTCTGCCCGCCTGACGTGCGCCCCTACCGCTCCCGGGGCCCCGGGTTGCCCCCTACTGCTGGTGCAGGCCGCGGCCCGCCAGGCTCAGGAACACCTCGCCGACCGCTTCCGAGAGGGTCGGGTGGGCGTGGACGTGCCGGGCCACATCGGCCGGTTCGGCGTCCCAGCCCACGATGAGCTGGCTCTCCG
This is a stretch of genomic DNA from Streptomyces sp. NBC_00536. It encodes these proteins:
- a CDS encoding DUF1203 domain-containing protein, with amino-acid sequence MTAHTPLAIPPAALRELRTADDSGRPVRPFTAREDGAPLDCVGSPLRCCLRGIEAGERVALVSYAPLRRWAGETGAEPGAYDEAGPVFIHADACAGPGEAPGYPFARPGALRTLRRYDAAGHIVGGRLFEVPDDAQAGFDRALGEAFAAPGVALVHVRALEYGCFQFEVRRP
- a CDS encoding GNAT family N-acetyltransferase — its product is MDSKDHRSAVRPARPEDLPRVVELIHEHIAYERSAPRPPGLAERLGPLLFPEGDAPPPGLWVLIAEDPAGETVGYAACSREFAFWDAGHYLHMDCLYLAEGARGHGLGAALMAAVADLAAGLGLDQVQWQTPEWNEGAVRFYDRLGAAGAPKRRYAWTAGPGGVPGPA
- a CDS encoding M14 family zinc carboxypeptidase: MTLLRDMCYPTPLELALAARALADAHPALARLRRAGTSRGGRPLWLLSVQSPAAYGPEPGQAPEPGQGPGPYAAPYAAAAQRNVLVVAGAHANEPVGGPTALALARRVLDTPDLRAGCGWHFLLCADPDGAALHHTPHPHSILDYHRGFFRPPGPEQPEWAPSLLPPDRLPPETLALTALIDELRPVLQVSLHATDLGGSWVQLTRDIPGLAEPFAKSAAELRIPVETGASDAAGWPSPGPGIFVMPAPGGDAAGVFHPEDTRLSTWYHAHAYDGTTAIVEVPMWASDLVDDPAPHPDPRRALRALARRLTEDAEQVARVLAGARTELPYGDPVSGPLLRAVDWTLALIPRIAAEWSGGSAPTEATAAYIGSIDAFARRLALRAAAMLLRVLRAAGHPAAGSLDRLVTLWCEAFAARFQARWVPVATQVEHQTRTVLATYERLLAVSP